Genomic DNA from Salinibacterium sp. NK8237:
GGCCAGCGAAGACCGAGTTCTTCGACGAGATGTAAATGACGTCGCCGCCCATGGCCTGCTCGATGAGCACCGGCGCGGTGGCCTTCGACACCAAGAACGAACCCTTGGCCATGATGTCGTGCTGGAAGTCCCAATCCTGCTCGGTGGTCTCCAGCAGGGGCTTCGAGAGCGAAACGCCCGCATTGTTTACAACGATGTCGATGCCACCGAAGGCGAGTACGGCATCCTGCACCATGCGCTCGATTGCAGCAGCGTCAGTCACGTTGACCTTGAGCCCGATCGCGACATCCGTGTTGCCAATTTCAGCGGCAGCGGCCTGAGCCTTCTCGAGGTCGAGGTCAGCAATAACGACGCAGGCGCCGTCCGCTGCCAGACGAGTAGCGATGGCCTTGCCGATGCCGGATGCTGCGCCAGTCACGAGAGCGACGCGCGTCGCGTGCGACTTGGGCTTCGGCATCCGCTGCAGTTTGGCTTCTTCGAGTGCCCAGTATTCGATGTTGAACTTCTCGGCATCGCTGATGGGAGCGTAGGTGGAAAGGGCTTCGGCGCCGCGCATCACGTTGATGGCGTTGACGTAGAACTCGCCTGCGACGCGGGCGGTCTGCTTGTTGGCGCCGTAGCTGAACATTCCGACACCGGGAACGAGAACGATGAGCGGGTCAGCGCCGCGGATCTCGGGGGAGTCGTCGGTGGCGTGCTTGTCGTAGTACGTGGTGTAGTCCTTGCGGTACTCCTCGTGGAGTTCCTTCAGGCGCTCGATGCTCTTCTCGATCGAGGCGTTCGCAGGCAGGTCGAGCAGCAGCGGCTTTACCTTGGTGCGCAAGAAGTGGTCGGGGCAGCTCGTGCCGAGAGCCGCAAGCTTCGGGGCGTTAGCGGAAGCCAGGAAGTCGAGAACGACGTCGGCGTCGGTGAAGTGACCGACCATGGGGCGATCGTGGCTAGCGATGCCGCGGATGGTGGCGGCGAGGGCAGCGGCCTTGGTGCGACGTTCCTCTTCGGGCAACGCGGCGTTCTTGGCGACGGTGCGACCGAACGGGGCCTTCTTGCCCTTGGCGGCGATGTACTCTTCGGCAGTCTTAATGATCCAGAGGCTGTTCGCTTCGGCCTCATCGCTCGTGTCGCCCCACGCGGTGATGCCGTGGCCGCCGAGGATGCAGCCGATGGCCTTCGGGTTCTTGGCCTTGATCTCGGCAATGTCGAGTCCGAGCTGGAAGCCAGGGCGACGCCAGTCAACCCAGACAACCTTGTCGCCAAAAGCCTTCTTGGTGAGCTTCTTGCCGTCCTTGGCGGTCGCAATGGCGATACCGGAGTCGGGGTGCAAGTGGTCGACGTGCGCGGCATCGACGAGGCCGTGCATGGCGGTGTCGATGGATGGCGCGGCGCCACCCTTGCCGTGAAGCGTGTAGTCGAACGCGGCAACCATTTCGTCTTCGCGGTCGATGCCCGGGTAGACGTTCGTCATCGAACGCAGGCGGTCGAGGCGCAGCACGGCGAGGCCGGCTTCCTTTAGGGTGCCGAGGTCTCCGCCGGAGCCCTTCACCCACATCAGCTCGATGGGCTCGCCGGTAACGGGATCCGTTTCGGTGCCCTTTGCCGACGTGTTGCCGCCGGCGTAGTTGGTGACGCGCGGATCGGAACCGAGGCGGTTCGAGCGTGCGATGAGTTCAGCTGCAGTGGGGTTTGTCATGAGAGGTCCTTGTCGTCAGAGGCGAGATTGAGCGGGGAGAGGATGAATTCGTGTCTAAACCGCGAGGCTTAGGCACCCCATCCAGCCTGAACGCCACCGACGCGGTCTTCCGCGATCTTCTGCTGGTAACCAGAGGCCGCATAGGCGGCCATCGGGTCGGCAGGAAGGCCGCGCGACTCGCGCCAAGCGGCGAGGTCAGCACGTACGTCGGTGTAGAAGGCATCCATCATGATGGCGTTAGCGCCGAGAACGTCGCCCGCCTCTTGAGCTGCGGTGAGAGCATCCGAGTCGACGAGCAGTGCACGCGCCGTCATCTCTTGCACGTTGAGTACCGAGCGCATCTGACCGGGAATCTTGTCTTCGACGTTGTGGCACTGGTCGAGCATGAAAGCCACTCCGCTGTCGACGCCATAGCCGCCACCGCGCACAACTTCGTAGAGGATGCGGAACAGCTGGAACGGGTCCGCTGCGCCCACAATGAGGTCGTCATCGGCGTAGAAGCGCGAGTTGAAGTCGAACGAACCCAGCTTGCCGAGGCGCAGTAGCTGCATCACGATGAACTCAATGTTGGTGCCGGGAGCGTGGTGGCCGGTGTCGAGGCACACAAGGGCGCGCTCGCCGAGGGCCGCTACTTGGGCGTAGCTGGTTCCCCAGTCCGGAACATCCATGTGGTAAAAAGCGGGTTCGAAGAACTTGTACTCGAGCACCATGCGCTGTTCTTGCCCGAGGCGGGCGTAGATCTTCTCTAGCGAGTCTGCAAGACGATCCTGGCGACCGCGGATGTCGGCCTGGCCGGGGTAGTTGGAGCCGTCAGCGAGCCAAATCTTGAGGTCGCGAGACCCTGCCTGGTCCATGACGTCGATGCACTCGAAGTGGTGATCGATGGCCTTCTGGCGAATCGTGGGGTCGACGTTGGTAAGCGAGCCGAACTTGTAGTCGTCCTCTTGGAACGTGTTCGAGTTCACCGTTCCGAGGTCAACGCCGTGGTCTTGCGCGAAGGAGCGCAGGGCGCTGTAGTCGTCGACCTTGTCCCAGGGGATGTGGAGGGCGACGGTCGGAGACAGTGCCGTGTACTTGTTGACCTGGGCGGCATCCGCGATCTTCTCTTCCGGAGTGCGGGGAGTGCCGGGGGTTCCGAAGACTTTGAATCGAGTGCCGGAGTTTCCGAAGGCCCATGAGGGGAGTTCGATGGCCTGCTCTTCGAGGCGGGCTGCGATTGAGCTGAAGCTGGTCACTGCTGGTCCTTTGTTCTTGCGAAGCGATGACGGGCACACTCAGGCAGTGAGTGGCTGTGTCTCACTCATCAACTCTTCATTGAATCGTTTTAACTGTTCGGATCGAGAATAAGGTCTTCTGTGGGTTTTCGTCAAGGTGGCGAGATTCCGTGCCACTATTGAACGATTCAAAAAACGAGTCAGCGATGCGGCTGAGGAAGCGGGATTGCATGAGCGGGGTCAGTGTCAAGGATGTCGCCCGGCACGCGGGAGTGTCTGTCGGCACCGTCTCCAATGTGATGAATCACCCCGCGAAAGTTGCACCGGCCACGGTCACGAAAGTTCAGCAGGCGATTGAAGAGCTCGGCTTCGTTCGCAACGACGCCGCCCGCCAGCTGCGGGACGGCCACAGCAAAACCATCGGCCTCGTCGTTCTCGACGTGCGCAACCCGTTCTTCACGGATGTCGCCCGCGGCGCAGAAACCCGGGCCAGCCAAGAAGGCCTTTCGGTCATCCTCGGCAACAGTGACGAAGACCCGGCACGCGAACAGGCCTATCTCGAACTCTTTGAACAGCAGCGCTCTCATGGTGTGCTGATCTCGCCGATTGGTGACATCAGCGTGCGCCTCAGGGCGTTGCGGGCGCGCGGCATCCCCGCGGTGCTCGTCGACCGGGCAAGTCCCGATCGAACCTTTAGTTCAGTCACAGTGGATGACGTAGCCGGTGGGCGCCTGGCGGTCGAGCACTTGATCGCCGAGGGGCGCACGCGCATTGTGTTTGTCGGCGGGCCGCTCTCGATTCGCCAAGTCGCAGACAGACTCGAAGGGGCGCAACTCGCAGCGCAGGCACAGGCGGGGGTTTCGCTAGAGGTTGTCACCCTCGACTCGCTCAGCGTCATCGCCGGGCGCAAGGCCGGCACAGCCATTGCGGCACGTTCTGAACTGCCCGATGCCATCTTTGCGGCGAACGACTTGGTCGCCATGGGAGTGCTGCAGGCGCTCATGCTTCAGGGCTCAAACGTTCGAGTTCCCGAGGACATCGCGCTCATTGGCTATGACGACATCGATTTCGCCTCGGCAGCGGTCGTCCCGTTGTCGTCGATCCGTCAGCCGGCTGGTTTGATCGGGCATACTGCGCTTGAGATCCTGCTTGAAGAGGTCGCTGACCCTGAGGCCGCGCCCCGCCACGTCGAGTTTCAACCGGAACTCGTCGTGCGTCGCTCTACTTCGGCCAGCGCCGTCGATGCGGTCTAGCGAGCGGCAGCGAGCTGGTCTTCGAGGTTGAAGACCTCGGGGAGCGTCATCGCTGCCTGATCTGGTCGACCGTCGAGGGAAACAAAGAATTCGGCCATCTCGGCCTCCCACTCGGCGGCGACCTCGCTGCGATCGAGGTACTGCTGCGATGCTTCCACTGAGTCGGTTTCGTAGTAGCCGATGAGCATTCCGTCTGGCCGAACGAAGAGCGAGTAGTTGCGGCGTCCGGATGCGGCGATGACCTCGAGCATTCGCGGCCAGACCGCAGTGTGGCGCTCGAGATACTCGTCGAGGCGTTCTGGCCGGACCTGCAATTGGAAGCACACGCGAGTCATTTCGCTCCTGAGTTAAGTGGTTGGGGTCGGGTGGTGCGGTCGGAATGGCAGCAGTTTGCACGTTTCTGGTCACAGAGTATGCCCAATTCGAGGGCTGGACTTGACGGGGACCATAATCGCCACCTATCGTTTCTGAACAGCAGTGAATCGTTTCACTTAAGCTCATCAATTACAACGAGGTAGACAACGATGTCGATAAACACGACACCAGGCGCACCGACGCTTGAGCTCTCACACATCGCCAAGACTTTTGGTTCTGTGGTCGCGCTGACCGACGGCACCCTCGCGCTGCACCCCGGTTCGATTCACGCTCTCGTTGGCGAGAACGGCGCGGGCAAGTCCACTCTCGTGAAAATCATCGCTGGTCTCTACCAGCGCGATGGTGGCGACTTCACCCTCGAAGGTGCGACCGTCGACTTCAGCTCAACCGCGCAGTCCAAGAGCGCCGGTATCGCCGTTATCTACCAAGAGCCAACGCTCTTTCCTGATCTCTCGGTCACCGAAAACATCTTCATGGGCCGCCAGCCCGTCAAATCACTCGGGCGCATCGATCGCAAGAAGATGCACACCGAGGCCCTTGGCCTCTTCGAACGACTTGGCGTGCGCATCGATCCCGATCGCCCGACTCAGGGCCTTTCCATCGCCGACCAGCAAATCATCGAGATCGCTAAGGCTATTTCGCTCGATGCCAAGGTGCTCGTGATGGATGAACCAACCGCGGCCCTCAGCGGCGTCGAGGTTGAACGGCTCTTCGCCGTTGCCCGCAGCCTGCGCGACGAAGGCCGCGCGCTGCTCTTCATCTCGCATCGCTTCGAGGAAGTTTTCGACCTGTGCGACACGGTTACGGTCATGCGCGACGGTGCCTACATCTCTACAAGCCCCATCTCAGACACCACGGTTGATGAAATTGTTCATCAAATGGTCGGCCGAGACGTGGAGTCGCTGTTTCCAAAAATCGATGCGCCCATTGGCGACGAAGTCCTTGTAGTGGAAGGTCTCACCGAACCTGGCGAATTCCACGACATCAGCTTCTCGGTTCGCTCCGGCGAGATCGTCGCGCTGGCTGGGCTCGTCGGCGCTGGCCGCAGTGAGATCGCGCGAGCCATCTTCGGGGTTGACCCGTATAAGACGGGTACCGTCACGATCAACGGTGTGCGGATTCCGAAACGCAATCCGGCAGCGGCCATGAACCTCGGGCTCGCTTTGGTGCCGGAGGACCGTCGTCGCCAAGGGCTCGTTCTCGAATCATCCGTTGCGAAGAATGCAACGCTCGCTATTCGTTCGGCCCTCGCCAAGTTCGGGTTCATCACGAGCGCTGTCGAAAACGCGAGTGCCCGCACGTGGGCCCAAAAACTTGAAGTGAAGACCTCGGCGCTCGACACCGAAGTCGGAACCCTCAGTGGGGGAAACCAGCAGAAGGTGGTGCTCGCCAAGTGGCTTGCCACCAACCCGAGCTTGCTCATTGTCGATGAACCGACTCGTGGAATTGACGTCGGTACGAAAGCCGAAGTGCACCGCTTGCTTTCAGAGCTTGCGGTTGAAGGCCTCGCGATCATCATGATCTCCAGCGAATTGCCCGAAGTGTTGGGCATGGCCGACCGAGTTCTTGTCGTGCACGAAGGCCGCATCACAGCAGAAATTGATCGAGCGGATGCCACGGCCGAGTCCGTCATGTTCGCCGCAACCCACGCGGAGGTGGCCTCATGAGAGTCCTCAGCAAACTGATCAAAGCGCGCGAGACTGGAATCATGATCGCGCTCGTGCTCGTCGTTGTTGTCGCGACCGCGCGGAACCCTACGTTCCTCTTTAGTCCCGACGGCTTCCGCGACCTACTCCTGACGCCGTCGATCCTGCTGCTGCTCGCAGTCGGTCAGGCGATTGTCATCATCACGCGCAGCGTCGACCTGTCGGTTGGTTCAGTGTTGGGGCTCACCGCGTACCTGACCGGTCGCCTTTTTATCGACCTTCCCGGCATCCCGATCATTGCCGTCTTTCTGATCGGAATCGTATTCGGCGGGCTCCTCGGGCTGATCAATGGTGCGCTCGTTGCTTTCGCCAAGGTTCCGGCGCTCGTCATTACTCTGGGAACGCTATATGCCTACCGCGGCATCAACGTGTTGTGGACCGGCAGCGACCGCATCAACGGCTCTGACCTTCCCACGGCATTCTTGAGCCTCGGCACGAGTTCGCTGTTCGGAATTCCCTGGCTCACCATCATTGCTCTCGTCGTGCTGGTGGCAGCCGGATGGTTCCTGCGCACGCAGCGCGCCGGCCGCGAGCTGTACGCCATCGGCTCCGATCCTGAAGCCGCGAACCTCTATGGGCTCAAGGTCACGCAGCGCGTTCTCGTTGCCTTCATTTTCTCGGGAGCTCTTGCCGGTCTCGCCGGTGTTCTCTACGCCGCCCGCTACGGAACAGTGAGTTCCCAAGCCGGCGTGAACCTCGAACTGCAGGCTGTCGGCGCTGCCGTTATCGGTGGTGTCGCCATCTTCGGTGGTAGCGGAACGGTCTGGGGCGCCGCAATTGGTGCGTTCCTCTTGCTCACCATCAACCGGGCGCTGCCGATCCTGGGGGTTCAGGACTTCTGGCAGCGGGCCGTGGTTGGCGTGCTCATCATCGGAGCGATCGTGCTTGACCGCGTCCTCGCGCTTCGACAATCTCGCAAACTACTGGAAATGAGGGACGAGTCATGACCGGCACGATAGCGGCACGCACGTACCGCGACTACTCTCAGCCCCTCTGGCGCCGCCTCCTCATTTCGCGTGAGGCCGCCGTCATCGCCGCCCTTGCGGCCGTGATCATTGTGTCGATGATTTCGGTGCGTGCCTTCGCGCAGCCGATCACCATCACCTACCTGTTCCTCGACATTGCGCCCATCCTGTTGATCGCCCTCCCGATGACGCTCGTCATCATCACGGGTGAGATCGACCTCTCGGTTGCCAGCATCGTGGGGCTCTCGAGTGTCACCGTCGGCGTACTGCACCAGAACGGGATGCCGATTCCGGCTGCTGCGCTTGTGGCACTGCTCGTGGGACTCATCGCCGGTGCTATCAACGGCGCGCTCATCACCATGGTCGGTTTGCCCTCACTCGCCGTCACGATCGGCACGCTCGCGCTCTATCGCGGACTGGCTGTTGGGCTCCTGGGCACGACCGCGGTAACCGAATTCAACAAGTTCTGGACTGATCTCGCGAAGTCGAAGATCGGTGACACCGCCATCCCGAGTGTGGTGATCTTGATTGTGGTGCTGGCGCTCGTGTTCGGCATCCTGCTTCACTTCACGACTTTCGGCCGCGGAGTCTTCGCGATCGGGCTCAGCCCAGAAGCCGCTCGCTTCTCGGGCGTGAACGTCGAACGCACCAAGTTCATCCTCTTCATGCTGAGCGGTGTCGTGTCAGCGCTCGCTGGCATCTACTACACCCTGCGATTTGGCAGCGCTCGTGGCGACAACGCGACGGGCCTTGAGCTCTCGGTTATCGCCGCCGTGCTTCTCGGCGGGGTTTCGATCTTCGGTGGCCGTGGTGCTCTTCCCGGTGTACTCGCCGGTGTGCTGCTCATCGGAACCCTCGCGAGTGCACTCCGGCTCGCCAACGTCACCTCTGACGTCATCAACGTCATCACAGGAACGCTGCTTATCGCGTCTGTGGTGGGAACAAGCTTCTTGGCCTGGGTGCGCAGCAAGCGCGCTCGTCCCGGAGGAACCAAGGGAACTTCACCGACCGCGACCGGCTGAATTTCTTGCACCAGTGTCGGTGTCACAGTCATCGACTCACATCCCCAAAAGGAGAACGACGATGTTTAACTCTTCAAAGCGCGCCGGAGCATTCGCTGCACTCGCAGTGAGCTTCGCGCTCGTGGCTACCGGTTGTGCTGCAACCGGTGGCGACAGCGACGGCGATGGCGACCTGTCCATCACCTTCCTGCCCAAGAACCTCGGAAACGCTTACTTCGATACGTCGGATGCCGGTGGCGAAGAAGCCATCGCCGAGTTCGGCGGAACCTACGCCGAAGTTGGCCCCGCCACGGGAAGCCCCGACGGACAGGTCAGCTACATCAACACGCTTACCCAGCAGGGTGTTGGAGCGATTGCTCTCTCGGCA
This window encodes:
- the rhaI gene encoding L-rhamnose isomerase, whose product is MTSFSSIAARLEEQAIELPSWAFGNSGTRFKVFGTPGTPRTPEEKIADAAQVNKYTALSPTVALHIPWDKVDDYSALRSFAQDHGVDLGTVNSNTFQEDDYKFGSLTNVDPTIRQKAIDHHFECIDVMDQAGSRDLKIWLADGSNYPGQADIRGRQDRLADSLEKIYARLGQEQRMVLEYKFFEPAFYHMDVPDWGTSYAQVAALGERALVCLDTGHHAPGTNIEFIVMQLLRLGKLGSFDFNSRFYADDDLIVGAADPFQLFRILYEVVRGGGYGVDSGVAFMLDQCHNVEDKIPGQMRSVLNVQEMTARALLVDSDALTAAQEAGDVLGANAIMMDAFYTDVRADLAAWRESRGLPADPMAAYAASGYQQKIAEDRVGGVQAGWGA
- a CDS encoding L-rhamnose mutarotase; this translates as MTRVCFQLQVRPERLDEYLERHTAVWPRMLEVIAASGRRNYSLFVRPDGMLIGYYETDSVEASQQYLDRSEVAAEWEAEMAEFFVSLDGRPDQAAMTLPEVFNLEDQLAAAR
- a CDS encoding LacI family DNA-binding transcriptional regulator, coding for MSGVSVKDVARHAGVSVGTVSNVMNHPAKVAPATVTKVQQAIEELGFVRNDAARQLRDGHSKTIGLVVLDVRNPFFTDVARGAETRASQEGLSVILGNSDEDPAREQAYLELFEQQRSHGVLISPIGDISVRLRALRARGIPAVLVDRASPDRTFSSVTVDDVAGGRLAVEHLIAEGRTRIVFVGGPLSIRQVADRLEGAQLAAQAQAGVSLEVVTLDSLSVIAGRKAGTAIAARSELPDAIFAANDLVAMGVLQALMLQGSNVRVPEDIALIGYDDIDFASAAVVPLSSIRQPAGLIGHTALEILLEEVADPEAAPRHVEFQPELVVRRSTSASAVDAV
- a CDS encoding sugar ABC transporter ATP-binding protein, encoding MSINTTPGAPTLELSHIAKTFGSVVALTDGTLALHPGSIHALVGENGAGKSTLVKIIAGLYQRDGGDFTLEGATVDFSSTAQSKSAGIAVIYQEPTLFPDLSVTENIFMGRQPVKSLGRIDRKKMHTEALGLFERLGVRIDPDRPTQGLSIADQQIIEIAKAISLDAKVLVMDEPTAALSGVEVERLFAVARSLRDEGRALLFISHRFEEVFDLCDTVTVMRDGAYISTSPISDTTVDEIVHQMVGRDVESLFPKIDAPIGDEVLVVEGLTEPGEFHDISFSVRSGEIVALAGLVGAGRSEIARAIFGVDPYKTGTVTINGVRIPKRNPAAAMNLGLALVPEDRRRQGLVLESSVAKNATLAIRSALAKFGFITSAVENASARTWAQKLEVKTSALDTEVGTLSGGNQQKVVLAKWLATNPSLLIVDEPTRGIDVGTKAEVHRLLSELAVEGLAIIMISSELPEVLGMADRVLVVHEGRITAEIDRADATAESVMFAATHAEVAS
- a CDS encoding ABC transporter permease: MTGTIAARTYRDYSQPLWRRLLISREAAVIAALAAVIIVSMISVRAFAQPITITYLFLDIAPILLIALPMTLVIITGEIDLSVASIVGLSSVTVGVLHQNGMPIPAAALVALLVGLIAGAINGALITMVGLPSLAVTIGTLALYRGLAVGLLGTTAVTEFNKFWTDLAKSKIGDTAIPSVVILIVVLALVFGILLHFTTFGRGVFAIGLSPEAARFSGVNVERTKFILFMLSGVVSALAGIYYTLRFGSARGDNATGLELSVIAAVLLGGVSIFGGRGALPGVLAGVLLIGTLASALRLANVTSDVINVITGTLLIASVVGTSFLAWVRSKRARPGGTKGTSPTATG
- a CDS encoding bifunctional aldolase/short-chain dehydrogenase is translated as MTNPTAAELIARSNRLGSDPRVTNYAGGNTSAKGTETDPVTGEPIELMWVKGSGGDLGTLKEAGLAVLRLDRLRSMTNVYPGIDREDEMVAAFDYTLHGKGGAAPSIDTAMHGLVDAAHVDHLHPDSGIAIATAKDGKKLTKKAFGDKVVWVDWRRPGFQLGLDIAEIKAKNPKAIGCILGGHGITAWGDTSDEAEANSLWIIKTAEEYIAAKGKKAPFGRTVAKNAALPEEERRTKAAALAATIRGIASHDRPMVGHFTDADVVLDFLASANAPKLAALGTSCPDHFLRTKVKPLLLDLPANASIEKSIERLKELHEEYRKDYTTYYDKHATDDSPEIRGADPLIVLVPGVGMFSYGANKQTARVAGEFYVNAINVMRGAEALSTYAPISDAEKFNIEYWALEEAKLQRMPKPKSHATRVALVTGAASGIGKAIATRLAADGACVVIADLDLEKAQAAAAEIGNTDVAIGLKVNVTDAAAIERMVQDAVLAFGGIDIVVNNAGVSLSKPLLETTEQDWDFQHDIMAKGSFLVSKATAPVLIEQAMGGDVIYISSKNSVFAGPNNIAYSATKADQAHQVRLLAVELGEHGVKVNGINPDGVVRGSGIFAAGWGANRAKTYGVEEEDLGKFYAQRTILKREVLPENVANAVSVLTGPDLSHTTGLHIPVDAGVAAAFLR
- a CDS encoding ABC transporter permease; its protein translation is MRVLSKLIKARETGIMIALVLVVVVATARNPTFLFSPDGFRDLLLTPSILLLLAVGQAIVIITRSVDLSVGSVLGLTAYLTGRLFIDLPGIPIIAVFLIGIVFGGLLGLINGALVAFAKVPALVITLGTLYAYRGINVLWTGSDRINGSDLPTAFLSLGTSSLFGIPWLTIIALVVLVAAGWFLRTQRAGRELYAIGSDPEAANLYGLKVTQRVLVAFIFSGALAGLAGVLYAARYGTVSSQAGVNLELQAVGAAVIGGVAIFGGSGTVWGAAIGAFLLLTINRALPILGVQDFWQRAVVGVLIIGAIVLDRVLALRQSRKLLEMRDES